One genomic window of Euleptes europaea isolate rEulEur1 chromosome 8, rEulEur1.hap1, whole genome shotgun sequence includes the following:
- the LOC130482141 gene encoding cytidine monophosphate-N-acetylneuraminic acid hydroxylase-like — protein MDSGLASHWQVLVLGSWEVFQGMGLLVTYVTHACMDIKLGDIRMIFDPWLTGPAFARGWWLLHEPPSDWLERLCRADLIYISHMHSDHLSYPTLKKLAERRPDVPIYVGKTERPVFWYLDQSGVKLTNIHVVPFGVWQQVNKNLRFMILMDGVHPEMDTCIIVEYKGHKILNTVDCTRPNGGKLPENVDLMMSDFAGGASGFPMTFSGGKFTEAWKAQFIKTERKKLLNYKAQLVNDLKPKIYCPFAGYFVEAHPSDRYHLHVCLLHTGFITAVFYIKETNLKNDPDELNSLIKKKSSGVSTWTPKPGATLDLARMLKDPTDSMGIVDPPAGTKIFKESWNFKPYIEALAAAVDDEIFLYPSWVKEYYCWAGFKNYDLVIRVIETDDDFNPLPGGYNYLVDFLNLTFPAERPSRDHQYEEIRARVNVMRHVVKHGLLWDDLYIGFQTHLQRDPDIYHHQ, from the exons ATGGACTCGGGCTTGGCCTCCCACTGGCAAGTGCTCGTGCTGGGATCCTGGGAAGTGTTCCAGGGGATGGGGCTGCTG GTAACATATGTAACTCATGCATGTATGGACATCAAACTAGGGGACATAAGAATGATATTTGATCCATGGCTAACTGGTCCTGCTTTTGCACGTGGCTGGTGGTTACTTCATGAACCGCCTAGTGACTGGTTAGAAAGGCTTTGTCGTGCAGACCTAATCTATATCAGTCACATGCATTCTGACCACCTCAG TTACCCTACATTGAAGAAACTTGCTGAGCGAAGGCCAGATGTACCCATTTATGTTGGAAAGACAGAAAGGCCTGTATTCTGGTACCTTGACCAGAGTGGTGTGAAGCTGACCAATATTCATGTTGTTCCATTTGGAGTCTGGCAACAA GTGAACAAGAATCTTAGGTTTATGATATTGATGGATGGTGTTCATCCTGAAATGGACACTTGTATCATTGTTGAATACAAAG GGCATAAAATCCTAAACACAGTGGACTGCACCAGGCCCAATGGTGGAAAGCTCCCAGAGAACGTCGACCTCATGATGAGTGACTTCGCAGGTGGAGCATCAGGATTCCCAATGACTTTCAGTGGAGGAAAATTTACGG AGGCATGGAAAGCCCAGTTTATTAAAACTGAAAGGAAGAAGTTGCTGAATTACAAGGCCCAGCTGGTTAACGATTTGAAGCCAAAAATCTATTGTCCTTTTGCTGGATATTTTGTTGAAGCTCATCCGTCTGACAGGTACCATCTTCACGTTTGCTTGCTGCACACTGGATTTATCACAGCAGTTTT TTATATCAAagaaacaaacctgaaaaatgatcCAGATGAGCTGaatagtttaattaaaaaaaaatctagtggAGTTTCAACATGGACACCGAAACCTGGCGCCACCCTGGATTTAGCAAGGATGCTCAAAGACCCAACAGACAG cATGGGAATTGTAGATCCTCCAGCAGGGACAAAAATTTTCAAAGAATCATGGAACTTTAAACCATATATAGAAGCTCTTGCTGCAGCAGTTGATGACGAGATATTTCTCTATCCTTCCTGGGTGAAAGAGTACTATTGCTGGGCTGGATTTAAAAACTATGACCTCGTGATAAGG GTGATTGAAACTGATGATGATTTCAATCCTTTGCCTGGAGGGTACAATTATTTGGTGGATTTTTTGAACTTAACATTCCCAGCAGAAAGACCATCCCGTGACCATCAATATGAAGAA